The Thermoanaerobacterales bacterium genome has a window encoding:
- the nusB gene encoding transcription antitermination factor NusB, translating into MMEMSRRRARELALQVLYQVDIGQAEADQALACTIEILGLESRGDPGFARDLILGVRQHGPYLDGVIARLSKDWRLERITYVDRNILRLGLYEILFRAAQVPPNVAVNEAVELAKKYGTEESSRFVNGILGRVVENPESFAPEKGET; encoded by the coding sequence ATGATGGAAATGAGCCGCCGGCGGGCGCGCGAGCTGGCCTTGCAGGTCCTTTACCAGGTCGACATCGGGCAGGCCGAGGCGGACCAGGCCCTGGCGTGCACCATTGAGATCCTCGGCCTTGAAAGTCGCGGCGACCCGGGTTTCGCGCGTGACCTGATTCTGGGCGTACGGCAGCACGGCCCGTACCTGGACGGCGTGATCGCCCGGCTGAGCAAAGACTGGCGCCTGGAGCGCATCACCTATGTCGACCGTAACATCCTGCGCTTGGGGCTGTATGAAATCCTTTTCCGGGCGGCGCAGGTCCCGCCGAACGTAGCCGTCAACGAGGCCGTTGAACTGGCGAAGAAGTACGGGACCGAAGAGTCGAGCCGGTTTGTGAACGGCATCCTGGGCCGCGTGGTGGAAAACCCCGAGTCGTTCGCCCCGGAAAAGGGAGAAACCTAG
- a CDS encoding DUF2273 domain-containing protein, translated as MPPRWIEILEQHWGKILGIFLGLVFGLIAIVWGFLKALFVAICIAVGFYIGKRIDERTDWSRLWERLFGEK; from the coding sequence TTGCCACCGCGCTGGATTGAAATTCTGGAACAGCACTGGGGCAAGATTTTGGGGATTTTCCTCGGTCTTGTCTTTGGTTTGATCGCCATTGTCTGGGGTTTCCTGAAGGCCCTCTTCGTGGCGATCTGTATCGCCGTGGGCTTCTACATTGGAAAGCGCATCGATGAGCGCACCGACTGGAGCCGGTTATGGGAACGGCTCTTCGGGGAAAAATAA
- a CDS encoding bifunctional 5,10-methylenetetrahydrofolate dehydrogenase/5,10-methenyltetrahydrofolate cyclohydrolase: MARLLDGKKTAAAIKDELREDTARWVRRGVQPKLAALLAGDDPAALAYARSKEKVCAGLGMDYEMHHLPGETREEAVLDRIRSLNGDPAVHGIILEMPLPPQIDRRRAMEAIDPLKDVDGVHPLNRGRLMAGDRGLFPATPLACVEILRRHDVPLAGRDVVLVGRGETVGKPLIFLLLQENATVTVCHTRTADLASHTRRAEVLIVAAGRRGLVTGDMVREGVTVVDAGINPSPEGRLCGDVDFEGVAAKAAAITPVPGGVGSLTTVLLLRNVLKAVALQAGGEGTSWKA, translated from the coding sequence TTGGCCCGGTTACTGGACGGCAAGAAAACTGCGGCAGCGATCAAGGATGAACTGAGGGAGGACACCGCCCGCTGGGTGCGACGCGGGGTTCAGCCGAAACTGGCCGCGCTGTTGGCCGGCGATGACCCGGCAGCGCTCGCCTACGCCCGCTCCAAAGAAAAGGTCTGTGCCGGCCTGGGAATGGACTATGAGATGCATCATCTGCCGGGGGAGACGCGTGAAGAGGCCGTACTTGACCGGATCAGGAGCCTTAACGGTGATCCGGCGGTCCACGGGATTATCCTGGAGATGCCCCTGCCGCCGCAGATCGACCGCCGGCGGGCCATGGAGGCCATTGACCCCCTCAAGGACGTGGACGGAGTCCACCCTTTGAACAGGGGGCGCCTGATGGCCGGAGACCGGGGCCTGTTCCCCGCGACGCCGCTGGCCTGCGTGGAAATCCTGCGCCGCCACGACGTCCCCCTTGCCGGGCGGGACGTGGTCCTGGTCGGCCGCGGCGAGACCGTCGGCAAGCCCCTGATTTTTCTGCTCTTGCAGGAAAACGCCACGGTCACGGTCTGCCATACCCGTACCGCCGACCTGGCCTCGCATACGCGCCGGGCCGAGGTCTTGATTGTTGCGGCGGGGAGGCGTGGGTTGGTGACGGGTGATATGGTCCGGGAAGGGGTGACTGTGGTCGACGCCGGGATCAACCCGTCCCCGGAGGGCAGGCTCTGCGGGGACGTGGACTTCGAAGGTGTGGCGGCGAAGGCGGCGGCGATTACGCCTGTGCCGGGCGGGGTGGGAAGCCTGACCACGGTTCTCCTCTTAAGAAACGTGTTAAAGGCCGTAGCCCTCCAGGCCGGCGGGGAGGGAACATCGTGGAAAGCCTGA
- the amaP gene encoding alkaline shock response membrane anchor protein AmaP, whose protein sequence is MGPFDRGLTALYSLVVSAFAVAALLELFGYLPPMDGLHALPAKSRDAVAAGLGVLLLVGLRLLWAGVRRSHRERQAVVEDNSLGQVRVALTAIENLINKVVSQVPGVRDVHSRVVGDPNGIAIRIKATVTPEINIPEISKEIQQQVQDRVKDVTGINTASVRILINNIATVKPRVE, encoded by the coding sequence ATGGGTCCTTTTGACCGGGGCCTGACGGCACTCTACAGCCTGGTTGTTTCCGCCTTCGCCGTCGCGGCCCTGTTGGAGCTTTTCGGTTATTTGCCCCCAATGGACGGCCTGCACGCCCTGCCGGCGAAATCCCGGGACGCTGTGGCTGCCGGGTTGGGGGTTTTACTTCTGGTCGGGTTGAGGCTGCTCTGGGCCGGCGTCCGCCGAAGCCACAGGGAACGGCAGGCTGTGGTTGAGGATAACTCCCTGGGCCAGGTCCGCGTCGCCTTAACGGCCATCGAGAACCTTATCAACAAGGTCGTGTCCCAGGTGCCCGGGGTAAGGGATGTCCATTCGCGGGTGGTCGGTGACCCTAACGGCATAGCCATACGGATCAAGGCGACCGTCACCCCCGAGATCAACATCCCCGAAATCTCAAAGGAGATCCAGCAGCAGGTCCAGGATCGCGTAAAGGACGTTACCGGCATTAACACGGCCAGTGTGAGGATCCTGATTAACAATATCGCTACCGTTAAACCACGTGTGGAATAG
- the xseB gene encoding exodeoxyribonuclease VII small subunit, with product MAAEATFEESLGRLEEVVRQLEDGDLPLEKALDLYAEGVALARYCHGLLERAEQQVRELSLAGDGDDQQGGKPE from the coding sequence ATGGCTGCGGAGGCCACTTTCGAAGAATCCCTGGGGCGTCTGGAGGAAGTTGTGCGGCAGCTGGAGGACGGTGACCTCCCCCTGGAGAAGGCATTGGATCTTTACGCCGAAGGCGTTGCCCTGGCCAGGTACTGTCACGGTTTGCTGGAACGGGCCGAGCAGCAGGTCCGGGAGCTTTCGCTCGCCGGTGATGGTGATGACCAGCAGGGCGGGAAGCCGGAATGA
- the xseA gene encoding exodeoxyribonuclease VII large subunit encodes MRIVGVSELTAYLKERLEGDPFLANVWVRGEVCNCHYHSSGHVYFALREKGALLRAVMFRSRAGRHSFRLQNGLAVVARGAIGLYERDGQYQLYVEEVEPEGVGAYYAALEQLKARLQAEGLFDERRKRPLPALPLRIGLVTSPVGAAVRDVITIAAKRWPLAEIVLAPVSVQGDSAPYEIARGIRMLNGVDGIDVIVVGRGGGAPEELWAFNTEMVARAIFHSRVPVVSAVGHEKDVTIADLVADRRAATPSAAAELLCPDRMDVARYLTGLAHRLARAVNARLDRGQHRLSALLRSRALARPVETVCGQRHRAVDLLAVRLRRGAEAVISRRSADLGQAAARLDPLSPLATLARGYSICRREADGAILRDAAMVGVGEKVGVLLHSGRLRCTVSAVETEQPVPGPGL; translated from the coding sequence GTGCGGATCGTTGGGGTCTCCGAATTGACGGCGTATCTGAAAGAGCGCCTTGAGGGGGATCCCTTTCTGGCCAACGTCTGGGTCCGGGGAGAAGTTTGCAACTGCCATTATCATTCCTCGGGACACGTGTACTTTGCCCTCCGGGAGAAAGGAGCTTTATTGCGGGCGGTGATGTTCCGCTCCCGGGCCGGCCGTCACAGCTTCAGGCTGCAGAACGGGCTGGCGGTGGTCGCCCGGGGGGCGATCGGCCTTTACGAGCGGGACGGTCAGTACCAGCTGTACGTGGAGGAGGTCGAGCCGGAGGGGGTCGGGGCCTATTACGCCGCTCTCGAACAACTCAAGGCGCGCCTTCAGGCCGAGGGGCTCTTTGACGAGCGGCGGAAACGCCCGCTTCCGGCACTGCCGTTAAGGATCGGGCTGGTGACCTCACCCGTAGGGGCCGCGGTACGGGATGTGATCACTATTGCCGCCAAGCGCTGGCCTCTGGCGGAGATCGTTCTGGCACCGGTGAGCGTTCAGGGCGATTCGGCTCCTTATGAGATTGCCCGCGGCATCAGGATGTTAAACGGTGTGGACGGCATCGACGTTATCGTCGTCGGACGGGGCGGCGGGGCGCCGGAGGAGTTGTGGGCCTTCAATACGGAGATGGTGGCCCGCGCCATCTTCCATTCCAGGGTTCCGGTGGTATCGGCTGTCGGCCACGAGAAAGACGTTACCATCGCCGACCTGGTCGCCGACCGGCGGGCGGCGACGCCGTCGGCCGCGGCGGAGCTTCTCTGTCCGGACCGGATGGATGTCGCCCGGTACCTTACGGGTCTCGCGCACCGCCTGGCCAGGGCCGTTAACGCCCGTCTGGACCGCGGACAGCACCGGCTTTCCGCCCTGCTGCGCAGCCGGGCGCTGGCCCGGCCGGTTGAAACAGTGTGCGGGCAACGACACCGGGCCGTCGACCTCCTGGCGGTTCGCCTGCGCCGCGGGGCGGAGGCTGTTATCAGCCGGCGGAGCGCGGATCTGGGCCAAGCGGCCGCGCGCCTGGATCCTTTAAGCCCCCTGGCCACCCTGGCCCGCGGCTACAGTATTTGCCGCCGTGAGGCTGACGGAGCCATCCTGAGGGATGCGGCGATGGTAGGGGTCGGGGAGAAGGTCGGTGTGCTACTGCACTCCGGGCGTCTCCGCTGCACCGTATCGGCGGTGGAAACAGAGCAGCCGGTCCCCGGACCCGGGCTGTGA
- a CDS encoding Asp23/Gls24 family envelope stress response protein, protein MESRTPTIPELKGELGAVRIANEVVAIIAGLAATEVPGIAGMSGGLAGGIAEMLGRKNLSKGVKVEVGEKEAAVDLFIIVDYGVRIPDVAIQAQSAVKRAIEAMTGLNVVEVNIHVQGVIFSREEAREEEMPRVR, encoded by the coding sequence AACTCAAGGGCGAATTAGGGGCGGTCCGGATCGCCAACGAAGTTGTGGCCATTATCGCCGGCCTGGCGGCGACCGAGGTCCCGGGCATCGCGGGCATGAGCGGGGGCCTTGCCGGCGGCATCGCGGAGATGCTTGGCCGGAAGAACCTTTCCAAAGGGGTCAAGGTCGAAGTCGGTGAGAAGGAGGCCGCCGTTGACCTGTTCATCATTGTTGACTACGGCGTGCGCATTCCGGACGTTGCGATTCAGGCCCAGAGCGCGGTGAAGAGGGCCATCGAGGCCATGACCGGGCTCAACGTCGTGGAAGTGAACATCCACGTCCAGGGGGTCATCTTCTCCCGCGAGGAGGCTCGGGAGGAAGAAATGCCGCGGGTGCGCTAG
- a CDS encoding cyclodeaminase/cyclohydrolase family protein codes for MESLSHWTLQDFLARAASREATPGGGSVAALAGALAAAMAAMVANLTVGRPRYAAVESECREAIAQAENRRAVLQRLIDEDVRAFEALMAAYRMPQDGPEQQVQRGKAIQEALGDAIRIPLETARAALDVLRLARRLAEIGNANAVSDAGVAACLAEAAVAAALRNVDINLRGLADGARAATLVAEREALAEEARRLGEEADRILDARLDR; via the coding sequence GTGGAAAGCCTGAGCCACTGGACATTACAGGACTTTCTCGCCCGTGCCGCGTCCCGCGAGGCCACTCCGGGAGGAGGCAGCGTGGCCGCCCTGGCGGGCGCTCTGGCAGCGGCTATGGCGGCGATGGTGGCCAACCTGACCGTGGGGCGGCCGCGGTATGCCGCGGTGGAGAGCGAGTGCCGGGAGGCGATCGCGCAAGCCGAGAACCGGCGCGCGGTCCTGCAGCGGCTGATCGATGAGGACGTGCGGGCCTTCGAGGCCCTCATGGCGGCATACCGCATGCCGCAGGACGGCCCGGAACAACAGGTACAAAGAGGCAAGGCTATTCAAGAAGCCCTTGGCGACGCCATCAGGATCCCCCTTGAGACGGCGCGTGCCGCGCTGGATGTCCTGAGGCTGGCCCGGCGCCTGGCGGAGATCGGCAATGCCAACGCTGTAAGCGACGCCGGCGTGGCGGCCTGCCTTGCGGAAGCGGCCGTGGCGGCCGCCCTGCGGAACGTGGACATCAACCTGCGGGGCCTGGCGGACGGTGCCCGCGCGGCGACCCTTGTTGCCGAGCGGGAGGCGCTGGCGGAAGAGGCCCGGCGCTTGGGTGAAGAAGCGGATCGTATATTGGATGCACGCCTGGACCGATGA